Proteins encoded in a region of the Streptomyces akebiae genome:
- a CDS encoding PucR family transcriptional regulator, translated as MAGRGASGEYDEYLEGYADILADASATGRRLTRSELDSRRALGEQAAEAGLGLRAMVGAHLAATRSHWPTGNRVSVDDVLGAVTQAVDAFAEGYERAQRLAVRQEEAARREFIDDLLYGRSDLGRLAQRAERYGLRLSYEHAVAVARGTAAYEEGDTVLREVEHALIGRFGDRSILLTTKDGRLVCIAPGDQGEVLAHFAKQAFAATGGGQVGIGRPQPGAAGVVQSYEEALNALDLGERLELDEPVLHAADLLVYPVLTRDRQAMADLVESALGPLRGARGGAQSLLDTLTAYFDSGCVAAEAARRLSLSVRAFTYRLERIHKLTGADPSDPVHRYTLQTAVIGARLLDWPAKPD; from the coding sequence ATGGCGGGGCGGGGCGCGTCCGGGGAGTACGACGAGTACCTGGAGGGGTATGCCGACATCCTCGCGGACGCCTCGGCGACCGGGCGTCGGCTGACCCGGAGTGAACTGGATTCGCGCCGTGCGCTGGGTGAGCAGGCGGCGGAGGCGGGCCTCGGACTGCGGGCCATGGTCGGCGCTCACCTGGCCGCGACCCGGTCGCACTGGCCGACCGGGAACCGTGTTTCCGTCGACGACGTGCTGGGCGCGGTGACGCAGGCCGTGGACGCCTTCGCCGAAGGCTATGAGCGGGCCCAGCGCCTCGCCGTGCGCCAGGAGGAAGCCGCTCGCCGTGAGTTCATCGACGACCTGCTGTACGGCCGCAGCGACCTGGGCCGCCTGGCCCAGCGCGCGGAACGGTACGGGCTGCGGCTGTCGTACGAGCACGCGGTGGCCGTGGCACGCGGCACGGCCGCGTACGAGGAGGGGGACACGGTTCTGCGGGAGGTGGAGCACGCGCTGATCGGCCGGTTCGGTGACCGCAGCATCCTGCTCACCACCAAGGACGGCCGACTGGTGTGCATCGCCCCGGGAGACCAGGGCGAGGTGCTCGCCCACTTCGCGAAGCAGGCGTTCGCGGCCACCGGCGGCGGTCAGGTGGGAATCGGCCGTCCGCAACCCGGCGCCGCCGGCGTCGTCCAGTCCTACGAGGAAGCCCTGAACGCCCTTGACCTGGGCGAACGCCTCGAACTCGACGAACCGGTGCTGCACGCGGCCGACCTTCTCGTCTACCCGGTCCTCACCCGCGACCGGCAGGCCATGGCCGACCTGGTGGAGAGCGCCCTCGGCCCGCTGCGCGGAGCTCGCGGCGGCGCCCAGTCGCTGCTGGACACCCTTACCGCCTATTTCGACTCCGGGTGCGTGGCCGCCGAGGCGGCGCGGCGGCTCTCTCTCAGCGTGCGCGCCTTCACCTACCGCCTGGAACGCATCCACAAGCTCACCGGCGCGGACCCCTCCGACCCCGTCCACCGCTACACCCTGCAGACCGCGGTGATCGGAGCCCGGCTGCTGGACTGGCCGGCGAAACCCGACTGA
- a CDS encoding cation:proton antiporter yields MVLVMVFGVALLIAVLLSGLAARTVLSTSLLFLVGGALVSDGFLGLIHITPDSEIVSVTADLALFAVLFTDGMHVSFPKLRENWRNPARALGLGMPLAFVGMALITHYVVGLDWTTSFLVGAVLAPTDPVFASAIVGRKEVPAKLRQLLNVESGINDGLALPVVLILIAAAGPTSGHAEASLGKIALELVLGLVFGIALPYIVIELVRFRLLGAEPKLQPLLPLAIGVTLYAVCHLTHANPYLAAFSAGAVLTARSLEAKEAFEPLGEALAELAKFAALLVFGALLTPSLFGDLSFGGYVAVVLAIVLIRPASLLLSLLGTRFTRQEKLVAAWFGPKGFASVVYGLLVLQAGIPQGQEAFTLIAVCIAFSIIAHSSTDVPIARLFDVDDLAGIPAGHKGDDQRPEAHVVA; encoded by the coding sequence ATGGTGCTCGTCATGGTTTTCGGGGTGGCACTGCTCATCGCGGTGCTGCTGTCAGGTCTGGCCGCCCGGACCGTTCTGTCGACATCGCTGCTGTTCCTGGTCGGCGGGGCGCTCGTCAGCGACGGCTTTCTGGGGCTGATCCACATCACGCCGGACAGCGAGATCGTGTCCGTGACCGCCGACCTCGCCCTGTTCGCGGTGCTGTTCACCGACGGCATGCACGTTTCCTTCCCCAAGCTGCGCGAGAACTGGCGCAACCCGGCCCGCGCGCTCGGGCTCGGCATGCCCCTGGCGTTCGTCGGCATGGCACTGATCACGCACTACGTGGTGGGTCTTGACTGGACGACCTCCTTCCTCGTCGGCGCCGTACTCGCGCCCACCGACCCGGTGTTCGCCTCCGCGATCGTCGGCCGCAAGGAAGTCCCGGCGAAACTGCGGCAGCTGCTGAACGTGGAGAGCGGCATCAACGACGGCCTCGCCCTTCCCGTCGTCCTCATCCTGATCGCCGCGGCCGGCCCGACCTCCGGGCACGCCGAGGCATCCCTGGGCAAGATCGCCCTGGAGCTGGTCCTCGGGCTGGTCTTCGGTATCGCCCTGCCCTACATCGTCATCGAACTCGTACGGTTCCGGCTGCTGGGCGCCGAACCCAAGCTGCAGCCGCTGCTGCCCCTGGCGATCGGGGTGACCCTGTACGCGGTCTGCCACCTCACGCACGCCAACCCCTACCTCGCCGCGTTCTCCGCCGGCGCCGTGCTGACCGCCCGGTCCCTGGAGGCGAAGGAGGCGTTCGAACCACTCGGCGAGGCGCTCGCCGAGCTGGCCAAGTTCGCGGCACTGCTGGTCTTCGGCGCGCTGCTGACACCATCGCTCTTCGGGGACCTGTCCTTCGGCGGATACGTCGCCGTGGTCCTCGCCATCGTGCTGATCCGCCCGGCCTCCCTGCTGCTCTCCCTGCTCGGCACGCGGTTCACCCGCCAGGAGAAGCTGGTCGCGGCCTGGTTCGGCCCGAAGGGCTTCGCGTCCGTGGTCTACGGGCTGCTCGTGCTGCAGGCCGGAATCCCGCAAGGCCAGGAAGCGTTCACCCTCATCGCCGTCTGCATCGCCTTCTCGATCATCGCGCACAGCTCCACCGACGTACCGATCGCCCGCCTCTTCGACGTGGACGACCTCGCCGGAATCCCCGCCGGACACAAGGGCGACGATCAGCGGCCCGAGGCCCACGTGGTGGCCTGA
- a CDS encoding GNAT family N-acetyltransferase: MTGFSDDGSPDGRPLRLSRVTAAAPNGPVELVLTGPCGRVIGRLRFRTCRTCRTGRILNLWICDEWQNQGLGRELVCFLLAQCRGYRWNTTLQSRRGRAFFTAMAQETAVSLHHGSPLCPHLMGRLRRTWRCLPHTR; the protein is encoded by the coding sequence ATGACCGGGTTCTCGGACGACGGCTCCCCTGACGGTCGACCGTTACGACTGAGCCGCGTCACCGCCGCCGCTCCGAACGGCCCGGTCGAGTTGGTCCTGACCGGCCCGTGCGGCCGTGTCATCGGCCGACTTCGTTTCCGTACCTGCCGGACGTGCCGCACCGGGCGCATCCTGAACCTCTGGATCTGCGACGAGTGGCAAAACCAAGGGCTGGGGCGAGAGCTCGTGTGTTTCCTGTTGGCCCAGTGTCGCGGCTACCGGTGGAACACCACCCTGCAGAGCCGCCGCGGGCGTGCGTTCTTCACGGCGATGGCCCAAGAAACCGCCGTGAGCCTGCACCACGGCAGCCCGTTGTGCCCCCATCTGATGGGCCGGCTCCGCCGGACCTGGCGCTGCCTGCCGCACACCCGCTGA
- a CDS encoding Rv1733c family protein, giving the protein MATAPYARIRCWRWRRNPLRRLSDVIEAWIILAGWVLALAGGLYAGLAGADAVQRSADRQRTERREVPAALVEDAKGQVPARAAGDPRVWATVRWTAPDGSARTGKARVPATSPAGEQVTVWIDKSGHLTAPPLTDGQARSHAAAGGLLVAVGAGGIVLAAVSVARFHLNQRRMRQWAVEWERIDTRWGRKAG; this is encoded by the coding sequence ATGGCGACGGCACCGTACGCCAGAATTCGATGCTGGCGGTGGCGGCGAAACCCGCTACGGCGGCTCAGCGACGTCATCGAAGCCTGGATCATCCTCGCTGGATGGGTGTTGGCCCTGGCGGGCGGCCTGTACGCGGGGCTGGCAGGGGCAGACGCGGTCCAGCGGTCCGCCGACCGGCAGCGGACGGAGCGCCGCGAGGTGCCCGCTGCACTCGTGGAAGACGCCAAGGGCCAGGTGCCCGCCAGGGCAGCCGGCGATCCCCGGGTGTGGGCGACGGTCCGCTGGACCGCGCCGGACGGTTCGGCACGTACTGGTAAGGCCAGGGTGCCGGCCACCAGTCCTGCCGGCGAGCAGGTCACGGTCTGGATCGACAAGAGCGGTCACCTCACCGCCCCGCCCCTGACCGACGGGCAGGCGCGATCCCATGCGGCCGCCGGGGGGTTGCTGGTCGCCGTCGGGGCCGGTGGCATCGTCCTGGCCGCTGTCTCCGTCGCACGCTTCCACTTGAATCAGCGGCGGATGCGGCAGTGGGCCGTGGAGTGGGAGCGGATCGACACGCGGTGGGGGAGGAAAGCGGGCTGA
- a CDS encoding flotillin family protein: MSPVVIAVVGVVVLLVLLGLVVVTRYKVAGPSEAFIVTGRRGKKATDPETGRVFTDNSGQKVVVGGGVFVVPFVQQKFTLDLSSRHIPVAVRGAVTLRGVKAHLEGVAIVKVGGTEDSIRAAAQRFLMQQDGIVGFTQEVLSGALRAIVGRMSVEDIIRDRAAFAGQVAEEAEASLSGQGLVLDAFQIQDITTEGSYLEDLGRPEAARAKQEADIAEAVARRAAEQARLKAEEEIAIAQRTFALKQAEIKAETDEAAARAAAAGPLAEAARQQEVLSEQEKVATRQAALTDRELDTKVRKPADAARYQAEQEAEARRIALVKEAEATAERARLTGEGEKAQRAALAAAVRIEGEAEAAAIGAKGAAEADAMQKKADAFAQYGDAAVLQMLVEVLPQVVAKASEPLSAIDKMTVISTDGASQLSRTVADNVAQGLELLGSTTGVDVAELLKSITGRAGGARPAPTAPAEVNGKVEITG, encoded by the coding sequence ATGAGTCCAGTGGTCATCGCCGTAGTAGGGGTCGTCGTACTCCTGGTCCTGCTCGGCCTCGTCGTGGTCACCCGTTACAAGGTGGCGGGTCCCAGCGAGGCGTTCATCGTCACCGGGCGGCGCGGCAAGAAAGCCACCGACCCGGAGACCGGCCGCGTCTTCACCGACAACAGCGGGCAGAAGGTCGTGGTCGGCGGCGGGGTGTTCGTCGTGCCGTTCGTGCAGCAGAAGTTCACCCTCGACCTGTCCTCCAGGCACATCCCGGTCGCGGTCCGGGGCGCGGTCACGCTGCGGGGTGTGAAGGCGCACCTGGAGGGTGTCGCCATCGTCAAGGTGGGCGGCACCGAGGACTCGATCCGGGCCGCCGCGCAGCGGTTCCTGATGCAGCAGGACGGCATCGTCGGCTTCACCCAGGAAGTACTCTCCGGCGCGCTGCGCGCAATCGTGGGCCGGATGTCGGTGGAGGACATCATCCGGGACCGGGCCGCGTTCGCCGGGCAGGTCGCTGAGGAGGCCGAGGCGAGCCTGTCGGGGCAGGGACTGGTGCTGGACGCCTTCCAGATCCAGGACATCACCACCGAGGGCTCCTATCTGGAGGACCTCGGCCGACCGGAGGCCGCGCGTGCCAAGCAGGAGGCCGACATAGCCGAGGCCGTCGCCCGGCGTGCCGCCGAGCAGGCCCGGTTGAAGGCCGAGGAGGAGATCGCGATCGCCCAGCGGACGTTCGCGCTGAAGCAGGCCGAGATCAAGGCCGAGACCGACGAGGCCGCAGCCCGCGCGGCTGCCGCCGGCCCGCTGGCCGAGGCTGCCCGTCAGCAGGAGGTGCTCAGCGAGCAGGAGAAGGTCGCCACCCGCCAGGCGGCGCTGACCGACCGAGAGTTGGACACCAAGGTCCGCAAGCCCGCCGACGCCGCCCGCTACCAGGCCGAGCAGGAGGCCGAGGCCCGCCGCATCGCGCTGGTCAAGGAGGCCGAGGCCACTGCCGAGCGGGCCAGGCTGACCGGTGAGGGGGAGAAGGCGCAGCGCGCCGCGCTCGCTGCGGCGGTGCGTATCGAGGGTGAGGCGGAGGCCGCCGCCATCGGCGCGAAGGGGGCTGCAGAGGCCGACGCGATGCAGAAGAAGGCCGACGCGTTCGCCCAGTACGGCGACGCGGCCGTGCTGCAGATGCTGGTGGAGGTGCTGCCGCAGGTGGTCGCCAAGGCATCTGAGCCCCTCAGCGCGATCGACAAGATGACGGTGATCTCCACCGACGGCGCCAGCCAGCTCTCCCGTACGGTCGCCGACAACGTGGCCCAGGGCCTCGAACTGCTCGGTTCCACCACCGGAGTCGACGTCGCTGAGCTGTTGAAGAGCATCACCGGGCGGGCCGGCGGCGCGCGGCCCGCGCCGACGGCGCCCGCTGAGGTCAACGGGAAGGTCGAGATCACCGGCTGA
- a CDS encoding TerC family protein, translated as MLEVPLWLWVVFAATVVVSLAVDLLAHRAAHVIGFKEAAAWSSLWVGLAVVFGGVVFLVLGTTAGTEYTTAWLLEKSLSVDNLFVFAVIFAYFRVPRAYQHRVLFFGVMGALVFRGIFLTLGVAVVSRFTAVLFAFAAVLFYSTYKLLKGDEEGFDPGKSFTLRVLRKVIPVRDEYAGMRFTVKEAGKRVATPLLAVVAAIEAADLVFAVDSVPAVLAVSDDLFIVYTSNAFAILGLRALYFLLAGLLDRFHYLNMGLAVILGFIGVKLVFQAAHKTISSSVPEIPSPISLAVVVVVLAGSVVLSLLRPAAPHSTPEVQADEATPSDTATRSDTAADDSGRAGSRHAEGDRPVGPEGPAGRADDG; from the coding sequence GTGCTGGAGGTCCCGCTCTGGCTTTGGGTGGTGTTCGCCGCGACGGTGGTGGTGTCGCTGGCGGTGGACCTGCTGGCCCATCGTGCCGCACATGTCATCGGCTTCAAGGAGGCCGCCGCCTGGAGTTCCCTATGGGTGGGCCTCGCTGTGGTCTTCGGCGGGGTCGTCTTCCTCGTCCTCGGTACGACGGCCGGCACCGAGTACACCACCGCGTGGCTGTTGGAGAAGAGTCTGTCCGTCGACAATCTCTTCGTCTTCGCCGTGATCTTCGCCTACTTTCGCGTTCCCCGTGCCTACCAGCACCGTGTTCTGTTCTTCGGCGTCATGGGCGCCCTGGTTTTCCGCGGGATCTTCCTCACCCTCGGTGTTGCCGTCGTCAGCCGGTTCACCGCGGTACTGTTCGCCTTCGCCGCGGTGCTCTTCTACAGCACCTACAAACTCCTCAAGGGCGACGAGGAGGGCTTCGACCCCGGTAAGAGCTTCACTCTGCGGGTGCTGCGCAAGGTCATCCCCGTTCGGGACGAGTACGCGGGCATGAGGTTCACCGTCAAGGAGGCCGGAAAGCGCGTGGCCACCCCGCTGCTCGCGGTGGTGGCCGCCATCGAGGCGGCCGACCTCGTCTTCGCCGTCGACAGCGTGCCCGCGGTCCTCGCCGTCAGTGACGACCTCTTCATCGTCTACACCAGCAACGCCTTCGCCATTCTGGGTCTGCGCGCCTTGTATTTCCTGCTCGCGGGACTGCTCGACCGCTTCCACTACCTGAACATGGGTCTGGCGGTGATCCTCGGCTTCATCGGCGTCAAACTGGTCTTCCAGGCGGCTCACAAGACGATCAGCTCCAGCGTCCCGGAGATCCCGTCCCCGATCAGCCTCGCGGTCGTCGTCGTGGTGCTGGCCGGATCTGTCGTTCTCAGTCTGCTACGGCCGGCCGCGCCCCATTCAACTCCTGAAGTTCAGGCGGACGAGGCGACACCGTCGGACACGGCGACACGGTCGGACACGGCTGCCGATGACTCGGGACGTGCCGGTTCGCGGCATGCGGAAGGGGATCGGCCCGTCGGCCCCGAAGGACCCGCCGGTCGCGCGGACGATGGCTGA
- a CDS encoding glycosyltransferase family protein — MDTPQPDQALFDISRFAGRGSQPGTHGPADDPVDRAAEPGEYPRGSQRHQSKPHPVVRTRQGASQLGNHDGASLDPSLLVPFVREVADGRADLVLGRRRPQGRGVWPAHARAGNLALARMLRRRTGLRLHDLGPLRAARRDSLLALGLTDRRSGYPLQMVVRAADAGWRVTEHDVPYLPRTGASKVTGTWRGTWQAVRDMSRVLNETSTPASAEGVRR, encoded by the coding sequence GTGGACACCCCGCAGCCGGACCAAGCGCTGTTCGACATCTCGCGGTTTGCCGGGAGAGGCTCCCAGCCGGGGACCCACGGCCCCGCCGACGATCCGGTGGACCGTGCGGCCGAGCCCGGCGAGTATCCGCGCGGCAGCCAACGTCACCAGAGCAAGCCCCACCCGGTTGTCCGCACCAGGCAGGGGGCGTCGCAGCTGGGAAATCACGACGGCGCCTCCCTCGACCCGTCGCTCCTCGTCCCCTTCGTACGCGAGGTGGCGGACGGCCGGGCCGACCTGGTGCTCGGCCGGCGTCGCCCGCAGGGCCGCGGCGTGTGGCCCGCGCACGCCCGGGCCGGCAACCTCGCACTCGCCCGGATGCTGCGCCGCCGCACCGGACTGCGCCTGCACGACCTGGGCCCTCTGCGCGCCGCCCGTCGTGACTCACTCCTCGCCCTCGGCCTCACCGACCGGCGCAGCGGCTATCCGCTGCAGATGGTGGTGCGCGCCGCCGACGCGGGCTGGCGCGTCACCGAGCACGACGTGCCGTACCTGCCGCGCACCGGCGCCTCCAAGGTCACCGGCACCTGGCGGGGCACCTGGCAGGCGGTCCGGGACATGAGTCGCGTGCTGAACGAGACGTCCACGCCCGCCTCGGCGGAAGGAGTCCGCCGATGA
- a CDS encoding TIGR04282 family arsenosugar biosynthesis glycosyltransferase — MTTLLVIAKEPKPGRVKTRLCPPFTPTEAAALAEAALVDTLRAVSATPARRRVLVLAGEPGPWLPSGFDVVAQCAGGLDERLAAAFADCDGPALLIGMDTPQVTPALLTVDLAGCDACFGRAEDGGFWALGLAEPDPALLRGVPMSTPVTGDVQRARLVAAGLRVRDLPLLRDVDTAADAEAVAAIAPRSRFALELARLRAVSGR; from the coding sequence ATGACCACGCTGCTCGTCATCGCCAAGGAGCCGAAGCCAGGCCGGGTGAAGACCCGGCTGTGCCCGCCCTTCACCCCCACCGAGGCGGCGGCGCTGGCCGAGGCCGCCCTTGTGGACACCCTGCGCGCGGTGTCCGCGACGCCCGCGCGCCGCCGCGTCCTGGTGCTCGCCGGGGAACCCGGTCCCTGGCTGCCGTCCGGCTTCGACGTAGTAGCGCAGTGCGCGGGCGGACTGGACGAACGGCTCGCCGCCGCCTTCGCCGACTGCGACGGCCCGGCCCTGCTCATCGGCATGGACACCCCCCAGGTCACCCCGGCCCTGCTGACCGTGGACCTCGCCGGATGCGACGCGTGCTTCGGTCGGGCCGAGGACGGCGGCTTCTGGGCGCTGGGGCTGGCCGAGCCGGACCCGGCACTCCTGCGCGGGGTCCCCATGTCGACGCCCGTCACCGGCGACGTGCAGCGCGCCCGGCTGGTCGCCGCCGGTCTACGCGTCCGCGACCTGCCGCTCCTCAGGGACGTCGACACGGCCGCCGACGCCGAAGCCGTCGCCGCGATCGCGCCGCGCAGCCGGTTCGCGCTGGAGCTGGCCCGGCTGCGAGCGGTCAGCGGCCGATGA
- a CDS encoding methyltransferase domain-containing protein: MTGPGRDTMRRPWSSDPYSDALRTGRGPLLLRRRDGWLLPLEVERWCARADAVDLQVLERCEGAVLDVGCGPGRLVAELTARGRPTLGIDVSRAAVAHTLRLGGQALTRSVFDSLPGEGRWDTALLLDGNLGIGGDPSALLRRLAELLTPSGLLIAETVPVDVDESAEVRIVNGAEADSGAEATFPWARLGTPALLRRARPLGWRDTDQWTAGGRSFVALRSRTTSSSAEPPNSRAVISSQRPRNPLADSAVADA, from the coding sequence ATGACCGGGCCGGGGCGGGACACCATGCGGCGGCCCTGGTCCTCGGACCCCTACTCCGACGCCCTGCGCACCGGCCGGGGACCGCTCCTCCTGCGACGTCGTGACGGCTGGCTGCTGCCCCTGGAGGTGGAGCGGTGGTGCGCGCGCGCCGACGCGGTGGATCTTCAGGTCCTGGAGAGGTGCGAGGGAGCCGTCCTCGACGTGGGGTGCGGGCCGGGACGGCTGGTCGCGGAACTCACCGCCCGCGGGCGGCCCACGCTGGGCATCGACGTCAGCCGGGCCGCCGTCGCCCACACCCTGCGGCTCGGCGGCCAAGCACTCACCCGCTCGGTGTTCGACTCCCTGCCCGGCGAGGGCCGCTGGGACACCGCGCTGCTCCTCGACGGCAACCTCGGCATCGGCGGCGATCCGTCCGCTCTCCTGCGCCGGCTGGCCGAACTGCTCACCCCCAGCGGCCTGTTGATCGCCGAGACGGTCCCGGTGGATGTGGACGAGAGTGCCGAGGTCCGCATCGTGAACGGTGCCGAGGCCGACAGCGGAGCCGAGGCCACGTTCCCCTGGGCCCGGCTCGGCACCCCGGCACTGCTGCGGCGCGCCCGCCCGCTCGGCTGGCGCGACACCGATCAGTGGACGGCGGGCGGGCGCTCCTTCGTCGCCCTGCGCAGCCGCACCACCAGCAGCAGCGCCGAACCACCGAACAGCAGGGCCGTGATCAGCAGCCAGCGGCCGAGGAACCCACTCGCCGACAGCGCGGTGGCGGACGCGTAA
- a CDS encoding molybdopterin-dependent oxidoreductase, which yields MARSPSSPAFWRSPLRGPWFTSLLGVVLLAGITALFVTGLLSYAAYNPGLSPVNDKTPDKGVLGFYLFPWPTGPSWLYRFTQGVHVTLGIALVPVLLAKLWSVVPRLFQLPPARSLAHALERISLLLLVGGVLFEFVTGVLNIQLDYVFPGSFYPLHFYGAWVFFAAFTVHVVLRAPTAVRNLRQMRGSGGEGAPPPVSSEEPSLVPPDPAEPTVSRRGAVWLVGGGSLLLFGTTVGQNFDGPLRRTALLAPHGGAEPGSGPNGFQINKTAASRGISTAETSGEVWRLAVTGPSGTVRLSRAELVELPLHSAALPIACVEGWSTSDQWWRGVRLRDLAALVGYEAEAAPDVLVESLQRRGAFRRAALRANQVRDPRSLLALDVNGERLSPDHGYPARIIVPAAPGVLNTKWVARMTFGDL from the coding sequence ATGGCACGGTCTCCTTCCTCACCCGCTTTCTGGCGCAGCCCGCTGCGCGGCCCCTGGTTCACCTCTCTCCTCGGTGTGGTGCTGCTCGCCGGGATCACGGCACTGTTCGTGACCGGGCTGCTGTCGTACGCCGCGTACAACCCGGGTCTGTCGCCGGTGAACGACAAGACCCCGGACAAGGGGGTTCTCGGGTTCTACCTCTTCCCGTGGCCGACGGGTCCGTCCTGGCTGTACCGGTTCACCCAGGGCGTCCATGTCACGCTCGGGATCGCGCTGGTCCCGGTCCTGCTGGCCAAGCTGTGGTCGGTGGTGCCCAGGCTCTTCCAGCTGCCTCCGGCGCGGTCGCTCGCCCATGCTCTGGAGCGGATCTCGCTGCTTCTGCTGGTCGGCGGGGTGCTGTTCGAGTTCGTGACCGGCGTGCTCAACATCCAGCTCGACTACGTCTTCCCCGGCTCCTTCTACCCGCTGCACTTCTACGGGGCGTGGGTGTTCTTCGCCGCGTTCACGGTCCACGTGGTGCTGAGGGCGCCTACGGCCGTACGCAACCTGCGTCAGATGCGAGGGAGCGGCGGGGAAGGGGCACCGCCGCCGGTGTCCTCGGAGGAGCCCTCGCTGGTGCCCCCGGACCCGGCGGAGCCCACCGTGTCGCGGCGGGGCGCCGTCTGGCTGGTCGGGGGCGGCTCGCTGCTGCTGTTCGGGACGACCGTGGGGCAGAACTTCGACGGGCCGTTGCGGCGGACGGCCCTCCTCGCTCCGCACGGTGGTGCCGAGCCGGGCAGCGGGCCGAACGGCTTCCAGATCAACAAGACGGCCGCGTCGCGGGGGATCAGCACGGCGGAGACGAGCGGGGAGGTGTGGCGGCTGGCCGTCACCGGGCCCTCCGGGACCGTACGGCTCAGCCGGGCCGAACTGGTCGAACTGCCGTTGCACAGCGCCGCGTTGCCCATCGCCTGCGTCGAGGGCTGGTCCACCTCCGACCAGTGGTGGCGGGGCGTACGGCTGCGTGACCTCGCGGCCCTTGTCGGGTACGAGGCCGAGGCGGCACCCGATGTCCTGGTGGAGTCCCTCCAGCGGCGCGGCGCCTTCCGCCGGGCCGCCCTGCGCGCCAATCAGGTCCGCGACCCGCGCTCCCTGCTCGCCCTGGACGTCAACGGCGAGCGACTGTCCCCCGACCACGGCTACCCGGCGCGGATCATCGTGCCCGCCGCGCCCGGCGTGCTCAACACCAAGTGGGTGGCCCGGATGACGTTCGGAGATCTCTGA
- a CDS encoding DM13 domain-containing protein: protein MAAVAGAGIGSYWFQPWKLWQDETVEEALPQAVETSTPPAAAPSRTPTTPTGPQTVMSGELISHEHTTSGTVKLVRLTDGSHVVRLENLDTSNGPDLRVWLTDAPVKQGKAGWHVFDDGKYVSLGKLKGNKGSQNYALPSDVDWSSYNSVSIWCDRFDVSFGAAELARL, encoded by the coding sequence ATGGCCGCGGTCGCCGGAGCCGGCATCGGTTCGTACTGGTTCCAGCCGTGGAAGCTGTGGCAGGACGAGACCGTCGAGGAGGCCCTGCCCCAGGCGGTGGAAACCTCCACTCCTCCTGCGGCGGCGCCCTCCCGGACGCCCACCACGCCGACGGGGCCGCAGACGGTGATGAGCGGTGAGCTGATCAGCCACGAGCACACGACATCGGGCACCGTGAAGCTCGTACGGCTGACCGACGGCTCCCACGTCGTCCGGCTGGAGAACCTCGACACCAGCAATGGACCCGACCTGCGTGTCTGGCTGACCGACGCGCCGGTGAAACAGGGGAAGGCCGGGTGGCACGTCTTCGACGACGGAAAGTACGTCAGCCTCGGCAAGCTCAAAGGCAACAAGGGAAGCCAGAACTACGCGCTGCCCAGTGACGTGGACTGGTCGAGCTACAACAGCGTGAGTATCTGGTGCGACCGTTTCGACGTCTCATTCGGCGCCGCCGAGCTCGCCCGCCTCTGA
- a CDS encoding flavodoxin family protein → MAAPSAPSTEDRYRFDDLHALFVNCTLKPSPQVSHTEGLVAKSRAIMEAQGVTTELVRAVDQDIAPGVYPDMTEHGFATDAWPALYERVMAADILVLAGPIWLGDNSSVTKQVIERLYSCSSLLNAQGQYAYYGRVGGCLITGNEDGVKHCAMNVLYSLQHLGYTIPPQADAGWIGAAGPGPSYLDPNSGGPENDFTNRNTAFMTWNLMHLAAMLKRAGGVPAHGNQRSEWDAGCRPGADNPEHR, encoded by the coding sequence ATGGCCGCACCGTCCGCCCCGTCCACCGAGGACAGGTACCGCTTCGATGACCTGCACGCGCTCTTCGTCAACTGCACGCTCAAGCCTTCACCCCAGGTCAGTCACACCGAGGGACTCGTGGCCAAGAGCCGGGCGATCATGGAAGCGCAGGGGGTGACCACGGAACTCGTCCGAGCGGTCGACCAGGACATCGCGCCGGGCGTGTACCCGGACATGACCGAGCACGGCTTCGCCACCGACGCCTGGCCCGCGCTGTACGAGCGGGTGATGGCCGCGGACATCCTGGTCCTGGCCGGGCCCATCTGGCTGGGTGACAACAGCTCCGTCACCAAACAGGTCATCGAGCGCCTGTACAGCTGCTCCAGTCTGCTCAACGCGCAAGGGCAGTACGCCTATTACGGGCGGGTCGGTGGTTGTCTGATCACCGGTAACGAGGACGGGGTCAAGCACTGCGCCATGAACGTCCTCTACAGCCTGCAGCACCTCGGCTACACCATCCCGCCGCAGGCCGACGCGGGCTGGATCGGAGCGGCGGGCCCCGGCCCCTCCTACCTGGACCCGAATTCGGGTGGCCCGGAGAACGATTTCACCAACCGCAACACCGCCTTCATGACCTGGAACCTGATGCACCTGGCGGCCATGCTCAAACGCGCCGGGGGTGTCCCGGCCCATGGCAACCAGCGCTCGGAGTGGGACGCCGGCTGCCGGCCGGGGGCGGACAATCCCGAGCACCGCTGA